Proteins found in one Nostoc sp. NIES-3756 genomic segment:
- a CDS encoding PhoD-like phosphatase has translation MNNQAGDFFEDLPLILAGPLLQHTEAKSVTVLVALQQSCQVELKVYATTNQGEGLGNCLLEGRRFSVALGKYLHVVAITAVSPVGDSLTNDGIYAYDLQFTCADQTLLTLEQALCSNRFPRVSISYFEHQKPTFVLPPDRLEDLHIIHASCRKPHGSGIDALPILDSLIASTVKEPRRRPHQLFLTGDQIYGDDVAAPFLWVASNLGDVLLGWEEQLPVGQGYCTPKELAPGERAQVATEEAGFTAGLHNKSAKVSSHLLSLGEYYAAYLLAWSPVCWPDAFPPGKWVSCDRQALKTWDQAVADLRQLMYTLGMVRRALANIPMYTIFDDHDVSDDWNLNQAWCLQVYSSPLGRRTVQNALLAYSVFQAWGNTPEQFAVVGQSGKKLLAAAESWSISAGTDVAAQEAIANYLGIPNCNPNTGIPNFVLEDGVFILERHPEALTWHYIIRSNCHEVIVLDTRTWRGYPADKKPIAPPMLLCPRAMREQLLQSLQKTADNQNFTTFVIAPTNVFGLQVIDWIHHWHLKHGKVFSTDVGDAWNVNFEALAKLLTTLCEQRKQVVILSGDIHYSCATRFSYGAIPQSSKQSVLVQLTASALKNEETLTRLIHTRLKQWLLPEKIRRWLGWNHPPKMLEVSAKNLQRRQALTNPEWHCVLEWIQRQPTQKFPSPVDMSTFVLLRNRTSYRSSWLQRFKFWQFPWFQDGREVVGLNNLASVHFELSTTSNCYQVIQDSYWFSLPLSTEIVYSRFATNLQPNQYLLDEFLIVGSK, from the coding sequence ATGAATAACCAAGCTGGAGACTTTTTCGAGGATCTACCGTTGATTTTAGCGGGGCCATTATTACAACATACTGAAGCAAAATCAGTGACTGTACTGGTGGCACTCCAACAATCTTGTCAGGTAGAACTCAAAGTTTATGCAACGACAAATCAAGGTGAAGGGTTAGGAAATTGTTTACTCGAAGGACGACGCTTTAGCGTTGCTTTAGGTAAGTATTTGCACGTTGTAGCGATTACGGCTGTGTCTCCAGTAGGGGATAGTTTAACAAATGATGGCATTTATGCTTATGATCTTCAATTTACCTGTGCTGACCAAACCTTACTGACCCTAGAACAAGCATTATGTTCAAATCGTTTCCCGCGAGTTAGTATTAGCTACTTTGAACATCAAAAACCCACATTTGTTTTACCTCCAGACCGTCTAGAAGATTTGCATATTATCCATGCTTCTTGTCGCAAACCCCACGGTTCGGGAATAGATGCCTTACCTATACTCGATTCTCTTATCGCCTCAACTGTCAAGGAACCTCGCCGCCGTCCCCATCAGTTATTTCTAACAGGGGATCAAATTTATGGTGATGACGTAGCTGCACCATTTTTATGGGTAGCCAGCAATCTTGGTGATGTCCTCTTGGGTTGGGAAGAACAATTGCCTGTAGGTCAAGGTTACTGCACACCCAAGGAATTAGCGCCAGGAGAACGGGCGCAAGTAGCAACCGAAGAAGCAGGGTTTACCGCCGGATTACACAATAAATCGGCTAAAGTTTCCAGTCATCTGTTAAGTTTGGGAGAATATTACGCTGCTTATTTACTAGCTTGGTCGCCAGTATGTTGGCCAGATGCCTTTCCGCCAGGAAAATGGGTAAGTTGCGATCGCCAAGCCCTCAAAACTTGGGATCAAGCAGTGGCAGATTTACGCCAATTAATGTACACATTAGGGATGGTGCGCCGAGCATTGGCGAATATTCCCATGTACACCATATTTGATGACCATGATGTAAGTGATGATTGGAACTTAAACCAAGCTTGGTGTTTGCAAGTTTATAGCAGTCCTCTAGGTCGGCGGACTGTACAAAACGCTTTGTTAGCATATAGCGTCTTTCAAGCTTGGGGTAATACACCAGAGCAATTTGCTGTAGTAGGTCAATCTGGAAAAAAATTATTGGCGGCGGCTGAGAGTTGGTCAATATCAGCAGGGACAGATGTTGCAGCCCAAGAAGCGATCGCTAATTATTTAGGAATACCAAACTGCAACCCCAACACAGGTATACCCAATTTTGTTTTAGAAGATGGGGTATTCATCCTTGAGCGCCATCCCGAAGCCTTAACTTGGCACTACATTATTAGAAGCAATTGCCATGAAGTTATAGTATTAGATACCCGCACTTGGCGGGGTTATCCAGCTGACAAAAAACCCATCGCTCCACCAATGTTATTGTGTCCTCGGGCGATGAGGGAACAACTGCTGCAATCATTACAAAAAACCGCAGACAACCAAAACTTCACCACCTTTGTGATTGCACCTACTAATGTATTTGGATTACAAGTCATTGATTGGATTCATCATTGGCACTTAAAACACGGAAAAGTTTTTTCCACTGATGTCGGAGATGCTTGGAACGTTAATTTTGAAGCATTAGCAAAACTCCTCACCACTTTGTGTGAACAACGTAAACAAGTTGTGATTCTCTCTGGCGATATTCATTACAGCTGTGCTACTCGCTTCTCCTATGGTGCAATTCCCCAGTCATCAAAGCAATCTGTATTAGTACAGTTAACCGCCAGTGCGTTGAAAAATGAAGAGACGTTAACTAGATTGATTCACACGCGCCTCAAACAATGGCTATTACCAGAAAAAATCCGACGGTGGCTGGGCTGGAATCATCCACCCAAAATGCTAGAAGTTTCTGCAAAAAATTTACAACGCCGTCAAGCTCTAACTAATCCTGAATGGCATTGTGTACTCGAATGGATACAGCGACAACCCACTCAAAAATTTCCTAGCCCAGTAGATATGTCTACTTTTGTTCTCCTTCGCAACCGCACAAGTTATCGATCTTCATGGCTACAACGCTTCAAATTTTGGCAGTTTCCCTGGTTTCAGGATGGAAGAGAGGTAGTTGGTTTGAACAATCTCGCCTCAGTTCACTTTGAATTATCAACAACCAGTAATTGTTACCAAGTTATTCAGGATAGTTATTGGTTTTCGTTGCCGCTTTCTACGGAAATTGTTTACAGTCGTTTTGCCACTAATTTGCAACCAAATCAGTACTTGTTAGATGAGTTTTTAATTGTAGGAAGCAAATAA
- the fmt gene encoding methionyl-tRNA formyltransferase, giving the protein MKVVFFGTPEFAVPTLQKLLEDPNFDVLAVVTQPDKRRERGNKLTPSPVKNVAIAHNLPVWQPERIKKDTETLTQLKQLNADAFVVVAYGQILSQKILDMPKLGSVNVHGSILPQYRGAAPIQWCVYNGEKETGITTMLMDAGMDTGAMLLKATTPIGLLDNADDLAQRLSVIGGDLLIETLLKLQSQEIQPVPQENAAATYASLIQKEDYALDWSRSAWQLHNQIRGFYPNCTTTFRNQPLKITASLPLGAAYRDGLPPELEKIYQKLPDLSNILGSPGEVVSIAKGVGAIAQTGEGLLLLREVQLPGKRPQSGWDFVNGTRLAVGEVLGSNS; this is encoded by the coding sequence ATGAAAGTAGTATTTTTTGGTACACCAGAATTTGCAGTTCCTACTTTACAAAAATTGCTAGAAGACCCAAATTTTGATGTGTTGGCAGTGGTTACCCAACCGGATAAACGCCGAGAACGAGGTAATAAATTAACACCTTCACCTGTCAAAAATGTGGCGATCGCACATAATTTACCAGTGTGGCAACCAGAACGGATTAAGAAAGATACCGAAACCCTCACTCAACTTAAGCAATTAAACGCAGATGCTTTTGTTGTGGTTGCCTATGGACAAATCCTGTCACAGAAAATCCTGGATATGCCCAAACTGGGTTCCGTAAATGTACATGGTTCAATTTTGCCTCAGTACCGGGGTGCTGCACCGATTCAATGGTGTGTGTACAACGGGGAAAAAGAAACGGGGATCACGACGATGTTAATGGATGCAGGTATGGATACTGGGGCAATGTTACTTAAAGCGACTACACCCATAGGCTTGCTCGATAATGCCGATGATCTAGCCCAGAGGCTATCTGTGATTGGTGGAGATTTATTAATAGAAACTTTGCTTAAGCTACAAAGCCAGGAAATTCAACCTGTTCCGCAAGAAAACGCAGCCGCGACTTATGCCTCTTTAATTCAAAAAGAAGATTATGCTTTAGATTGGTCAAGGAGTGCTTGGCAACTGCACAACCAAATCAGAGGATTTTACCCAAATTGTACGACTACCTTCCGTAACCAACCTCTCAAGATTACAGCCTCCCTTCCCCTTGGTGCTGCTTACAGGGATGGGCTACCACCAGAATTAGAAAAGATTTATCAAAAATTGCCTGATTTATCAAATATATTGGGTAGTCCAGGAGAAGTAGTAAGCATAGCCAAGGGAGTTGGCGCGATCGCTCAAACGGGTGAGGGGCTGTTACTCTTAAGAGAGGTTCAGCTACCTGGCAAACGTCCCCAATCAGGATGGGATTTTGTTAATGGTACACGTTTGGCTGTGGGAGAAGTGTTAGGGAGTAATTCGTAA
- a CDS encoding DUF6464 family protein, which yields MEPDSLPTEVILTHPRRSLGKVQLDWTPQPGNYLDFEGRTYAVLERRHRYQFKSGRYRLHNIAVYVQSAQKPTEKTLVAGRWVIGDATCTYNAHSEIIRCAVNPNGPCESCRFYESAELDPQA from the coding sequence ATGGAGCCAGACTCTTTACCAACCGAGGTAATTCTGACGCATCCACGTCGCTCCCTCGGTAAAGTCCAATTAGACTGGACACCCCAACCTGGAAACTATCTCGACTTTGAAGGTAGAACCTACGCAGTACTTGAACGCCGCCATCGATATCAGTTCAAGTCAGGGCGTTATCGCTTGCATAACATAGCAGTTTACGTCCAGTCGGCGCAAAAACCGACAGAAAAAACTTTAGTAGCCGGACGTTGGGTAATAGGTGATGCCACTTGTACATACAATGCCCACTCAGAAATCATTCGCTGTGCAGTAAATCCTAATGGGCCTTGCGAGTCTTGCCGTTTTTATGAAAGCGCAGAACTCGATCCCCAAGCCTAA
- the psaC gene encoding photosystem I iron-sulfur center protein PsaC, with the protein MSHTVKIYDTCIGCTQCVRACPTDVLEMVPWDGCKAGQIASSPRTEDCVGCKRCETACPTDFLSVRVYLGAETTRSMGLAY; encoded by the coding sequence ATGTCTCATACCGTAAAAATCTACGATACCTGCATTGGTTGCACACAATGCGTCCGCGCCTGCCCTACCGACGTTCTGGAGATGGTTCCTTGGGACGGCTGCAAGGCTGGTCAAATCGCATCTTCTCCCCGTACAGAAGACTGTGTAGGTTGCAAGCGTTGTGAAACTGCTTGCCCCACCGACTTCTTGAGCGTGCGGGTTTATCTGGGTGCAGAAACAACTCGCAGCATGGGTCTAGCTTACTAA
- the glmS gene encoding glutamine--fructose-6-phosphate transaminase (isomerizing): MCGIVGYIGTQAATEILLSGLEKLEYRGYDSAGVATLWEGEVHCVRAKGKLHNLRSKLEQLATSSQIGIGHTRWATHGKPEEHNAHPHLDAAKRIAVVQNGIIENYRELREELKQKGYEFRSETDTEVIPHLIAELSKNASSFLEAVRQAVSHLHGAFAIAVISADYPDELIVVRQQAPLVIGFGQGEFFCASDTPAIVSHTRAVLPLENGEIARLTPLGVEIYNFAGDRLKKQPRMLNLSPTMVEKQGFKHFMLKEIYEQPGVVRASLDAYFNTEVNSGESFQSPVKLGLPEQFYADLEQIHIVACGTSWHAALVGKYLLEQLAGISTQVHYASEYRYAPSPLTANTLIIGVTQSGETADTLAALAMEKERRQAKEAKYQARLLGITNRPESSLGHLVPHIINTLAGIEIGVAATKTFVAQLMAFYALALDLAYHRQTVAPDKLADIIQGLRQIPKEIEATLERQEKLTEHLAHEFAETQDFIFLGRGINFPIALEGALKLKEISYIHAEGYPAGEMKHGPIALLDAKVPVVAIAFPGTVYEKVISNSQEAKARDSRLIGVTPVSDGEAGEIFNDLLPVSPVDELLSPILTVVPLQLLAYHIAARRGLDVDQPRNLAKSVTVE, encoded by the coding sequence ATGTGTGGCATCGTTGGGTATATTGGCACTCAAGCAGCGACAGAAATTTTATTATCTGGGCTGGAAAAGTTAGAGTATCGGGGTTATGACTCAGCAGGTGTAGCTACGCTTTGGGAAGGTGAGGTTCACTGTGTCCGAGCCAAGGGCAAACTGCATAACCTCCGTTCTAAACTAGAGCAACTAGCAACCTCCTCTCAAATCGGAATTGGTCATACACGCTGGGCGACTCATGGTAAACCAGAGGAGCATAACGCCCATCCTCATTTAGATGCAGCAAAGCGTATTGCTGTTGTGCAGAATGGGATTATTGAAAATTACCGCGAGTTACGCGAAGAACTGAAGCAGAAAGGGTATGAGTTTCGTTCGGAAACTGATACAGAAGTGATTCCTCACCTCATAGCCGAATTGTCAAAAAATGCCTCCTCTTTTCTAGAAGCAGTACGCCAAGCTGTTAGCCATCTGCATGGAGCATTTGCGATCGCCGTCATTTCGGCTGACTACCCCGACGAGTTGATTGTTGTCCGTCAGCAAGCTCCCCTGGTAATAGGATTTGGTCAAGGGGAGTTTTTCTGCGCCTCAGACACGCCAGCCATAGTTTCCCATACCCGTGCCGTCTTACCCTTAGAGAATGGCGAAATCGCCCGTCTTACACCCTTGGGAGTGGAGATTTATAACTTTGCTGGCGACAGGCTCAAAAAACAACCCCGGATGCTCAACTTGAGTCCCACGATGGTAGAAAAGCAGGGATTCAAGCACTTTATGCTCAAGGAAATTTATGAGCAACCAGGAGTTGTCAGAGCAAGTTTAGACGCATACTTTAATACAGAGGTTAATTCTGGTGAATCATTCCAATCACCAGTTAAGTTAGGTTTACCAGAGCAATTTTACGCAGACTTAGAACAAATTCATATTGTAGCTTGCGGTACTAGTTGGCACGCCGCCTTAGTAGGTAAGTATTTACTTGAACAATTAGCAGGAATATCGACTCAGGTACATTATGCTTCTGAGTATCGTTATGCACCATCACCACTAACAGCGAATACATTAATTATTGGTGTTACGCAGTCCGGGGAAACGGCTGATACCTTAGCAGCCTTAGCGATGGAAAAAGAACGCCGTCAAGCCAAAGAAGCAAAATATCAAGCGCGACTTTTGGGGATAACTAATCGCCCAGAGAGTAGCCTGGGTCATCTTGTACCCCATATTATCAACACCTTGGCAGGAATTGAAATCGGCGTGGCAGCTACTAAAACCTTTGTCGCCCAACTCATGGCATTTTATGCCCTAGCCTTAGATTTAGCCTATCATCGTCAAACTGTAGCACCCGATAAACTAGCAGATATTATTCAAGGTTTGCGCCAGATACCCAAGGAAATCGAAGCTACTTTAGAACGTCAAGAAAAATTGACAGAACATTTAGCCCATGAGTTTGCAGAGACTCAAGATTTCATCTTTTTGGGTAGAGGGATTAATTTCCCCATTGCATTGGAAGGGGCTTTGAAATTAAAAGAAATTAGCTATATTCACGCTGAAGGTTATCCGGCTGGGGAAATGAAACATGGCCCCATTGCTTTATTAGATGCAAAAGTGCCTGTAGTGGCGATCGCTTTCCCTGGTACTGTGTATGAGAAAGTCATTTCCAACTCTCAGGAAGCCAAAGCCAGAGATTCCCGCTTAATTGGCGTAACGCCAGTCAGCGATGGCGAAGCTGGGGAAATCTTTAATGATTTACTTCCCGTTTCCCCTGTGGATGAATTACTTTCACCCATCCTCACAGTAGTACCTTTGCAACTATTGGCTTACCACATCGCCGCCCGTCGCGGTTTGGATGTCGATCAGCCAAGGAATTTGGCAAAATCAGTGACGGTTGAGTAG
- a CDS encoding AIPR family protein has protein sequence MNDSSDIVSMRVLNQSNIYSIISQGASGNPINLDVCLFDWGQTKEPYQSYYGQVSAMEVADWWTKHSPKLFSSNIRLFVKDSEVNEGIINTVKKEPEKFWYYNNGITALCSSIGKKPLGGSGRDTGIFECKDVKIVNGAQTVGSIARAYQNFPEQVEKARVHIRFISLENCPEEFATEITRFNNTQNRIDRREFVALDPEQERIKNELHLEGIIYTYKSGESIPDGQKGFDLNEATISQACKQNEVSFVTRVKDKIGVLWEDIEKPPYKTLFNRSVNGSQLWKLVQILRVVENKLSEVQKQRDGREKLFATHSNRLVLHLVYKALPEKLFSISSDLTPEQIDDIQSMTSKFLVSVMSESSSLFPSSYPANIFRNVTKCQEIVEKILN, from the coding sequence ATGAATGACTCATCTGATATCGTAAGTATGAGAGTGCTTAACCAGTCTAATATATACAGCATCATATCTCAAGGAGCATCTGGTAATCCTATAAATTTAGATGTTTGCCTTTTTGATTGGGGGCAAACTAAAGAACCTTATCAATCTTATTATGGTCAAGTTTCTGCAATGGAAGTAGCTGATTGGTGGACTAAACATTCTCCTAAATTGTTCTCTTCAAACATTAGGTTATTCGTCAAAGATAGTGAAGTCAATGAAGGTATTATAAATACAGTTAAAAAAGAGCCAGAAAAGTTCTGGTATTATAATAACGGTATAACAGCCTTGTGTTCTAGTATTGGTAAAAAACCATTGGGAGGTAGTGGAAGGGACACAGGTATATTTGAGTGTAAGGATGTAAAAATAGTCAACGGCGCTCAGACTGTTGGTTCAATAGCCAGAGCATATCAAAACTTTCCTGAGCAAGTTGAGAAGGCAAGAGTTCATATTCGTTTCATATCTTTGGAAAACTGTCCTGAAGAATTTGCTACAGAGATCACTAGATTCAATAATACTCAAAATAGAATTGATCGTCGGGAATTTGTGGCTCTCGATCCTGAACAAGAAAGAATTAAAAATGAACTTCACTTAGAGGGTATTATTTATACTTATAAGTCAGGTGAATCAATTCCAGATGGGCAAAAAGGTTTTGACTTAAATGAAGCTACAATTAGTCAAGCTTGCAAACAAAATGAGGTTTCTTTTGTTACCAGAGTTAAGGATAAAATTGGTGTTTTATGGGAAGATATAGAAAAACCCCCATATAAAACTTTATTTAATAGATCAGTAAATGGTTCTCAGCTTTGGAAATTAGTTCAAATATTAAGAGTAGTCGAGAATAAATTATCAGAAGTGCAAAAACAACGCGATGGAAGAGAAAAGTTATTTGCTACTCATAGTAATCGCCTGGTTTTGCACCTTGTCTATAAAGCTTTACCAGAAAAATTGTTTAGTATCTCATCTGATTTAACTCCAGAACAAATTGATGATATTCAATCTATGACCTCAAAATTTTTGGTAAGTGTTATGAGTGAAAGTAGCAGTCTATTTCCTAGTTCATATCCAGCAAATATATTTAGAAATGTAACTAAGTGCCAAGAGATTGTAGAAAAAATTCTAAATTAA
- a CDS encoding ImmA/IrrE family metallo-endopeptidase: MSLTEKLSTEFRQKCEGIATEQRSLLKLRAFDPLLADMLAAQMNAKIVTPEQISSLDPCVVTVLLNSNQWSAGIIHQNPLWIINNPRHTPVRRESNLMHEFGHLLLRHNIVRFDPNTGLPQRRQSDEDEATYLGGCLQIPRRGLLWAVQRQMTLKEIALHFHASEEMVQFRSNVTGVNIR, from the coding sequence ATGTCACTAACAGAGAAATTATCAACTGAGTTTAGGCAAAAGTGTGAAGGAATTGCCACCGAGCAACGTAGTTTATTAAAATTACGAGCATTTGACCCATTACTAGCAGATATGCTGGCGGCTCAAATGAATGCAAAAATTGTGACACCCGAACAGATTTCCAGTTTAGACCCTTGTGTAGTGACGGTATTGCTCAATAGTAACCAATGGTCAGCAGGAATTATTCATCAAAACCCACTCTGGATTATCAACAACCCACGCCATACGCCCGTGCGACGTGAGTCGAACCTGATGCACGAGTTTGGACACCTGCTATTAAGACATAACATTGTCCGCTTTGATCCAAATACTGGGCTTCCTCAGCGCCGACAGAGCGATGAAGATGAAGCAACTTATTTAGGTGGGTGTCTTCAAATTCCTCGCCGGGGATTACTCTGGGCTGTTCAGCGTCAAATGACACTAAAAGAGATAGCGTTGCATTTTCATGCAAGCGAGGAAATGGTGCAATTCCGTAGCAACGTCACAGGAGTAAATATCAGATAA
- a CDS encoding helix-turn-helix domain-containing protein, whose amino-acid sequence MGYNLDKDLLAAMVKTKRGDKGLRDTAKEIGDISPSTLSRVENGKMPDMETFLLLCNWLQVSPAELFKKTEELETSSDSDTIEIQLRASKKLDPAIANALAELVKAAYRDNSQQSNKQQSD is encoded by the coding sequence ATGGGATACAACTTAGACAAAGATTTATTGGCTGCTATGGTGAAGACAAAGCGTGGAGACAAAGGACTGCGAGATACAGCTAAAGAAATAGGTGATATTAGTCCATCCACGCTCTCACGGGTAGAAAATGGCAAAATGCCAGATATGGAAACGTTTTTATTGCTTTGCAATTGGCTGCAAGTGTCACCTGCTGAACTATTCAAGAAAACAGAGGAATTAGAAACATCCTCCGACTCAGATACAATAGAGATTCAATTGCGAGCATCAAAAAAACTTGATCCGGCGATCGCCAATGCACTTGCAGAATTGGTCAAAGCAGCCTATCGGGATAATTCTCAACAAAGTAACAAGCAACAGTCGGATTAA
- a CDS encoding restriction endonuclease-related protein gives MDNSEIIIFDLLVVGLVEFFRPDTQDQIPKYPYPDLLRRACNTLALKMSAIPYPSTLEGLLTLLEKPLQTWYPLVIPQEFDSEYGLIYDRALSEEASQYFYEQLLKRAQLPEFASVKVQQIALENFQFLRLLDKLQQAYEKDAERAQTEYVLLRRFLIEHHYTTLEQLRNKFSKTSYISIDDVGGLYEDCKENDACWCCDRCGPLIEKHGHLRGIKPSVCNDHRKNLSHVRRISWKRGLCRLKFGIHWRVCLPGIPEIRLFDALTQLHKQQPEYLCEVQLWPGIDRYDLQLRFGDGSVWAVDIKDYRNPYDLALQLKPIFGEGDLHYDESFYVIPNYRLHQRQDYIEILREEATELPKSTHLFSDIAFEERVIDKIMLLSKRK, from the coding sequence TTGGATAATAGCGAAATCATCATATTTGATTTGTTGGTTGTTGGTTTAGTAGAGTTTTTCCGTCCAGATACTCAAGACCAAATCCCTAAATATCCATACCCTGATTTATTACGACGTGCTTGCAATACTTTGGCGTTGAAGATGTCAGCTATTCCTTATCCAAGTACTTTAGAAGGTCTTTTGACTCTTTTAGAAAAACCTTTGCAAACATGGTATCCACTGGTAATACCCCAAGAGTTCGACTCAGAATATGGCTTGATATACGATAGAGCGCTCAGTGAGGAAGCAAGTCAATATTTCTATGAACAATTACTCAAACGGGCGCAACTTCCTGAGTTTGCTTCTGTGAAAGTACAACAAATAGCCTTGGAGAACTTCCAATTTCTGAGGTTGTTGGACAAGCTGCAACAAGCCTACGAAAAGGATGCTGAACGCGCTCAAACAGAATATGTTTTGCTGCGTCGATTCTTGATTGAGCATCATTACACTACTTTAGAGCAACTTCGCAACAAGTTTTCTAAGACGAGTTATATCTCCATTGATGATGTTGGCGGACTGTACGAAGACTGTAAAGAAAATGATGCTTGTTGGTGTTGCGATCGCTGCGGCCCTTTAATTGAAAAACATGGACATTTACGTGGCATTAAGCCAAGCGTCTGCAACGACCATCGGAAGAACTTGTCCCATGTCCGGCGTATTTCTTGGAAGCGAGGTCTGTGTCGTCTCAAATTCGGCATTCATTGGCGGGTCTGTTTGCCAGGAATCCCGGAAATACGTTTATTCGATGCTTTAACACAGTTGCACAAACAACAGCCAGAATATCTTTGCGAAGTGCAACTTTGGCCAGGTATTGACCGTTACGACCTGCAACTACGTTTTGGTGATGGTTCAGTATGGGCTGTAGATATCAAAGACTACCGAAATCCTTATGATTTGGCTTTGCAACTGAAGCCGATATTTGGGGAAGGCGATTTGCACTACGACGAAAGTTTTTATGTTATTCCTAATTATCGTCTGCATCAGCGCCAAGATTACATCGAAATCCTGCGTGAAGAAGCAACAGAATTACCAAAAAGCACCCATCTTTTCAGCGATATCGCATTTGAGGAACGAGTCATCGACAAGATAATGCTCCTAAGTAAGAGGAAATAG